A genome region from Mustelus asterias unplaced genomic scaffold, sMusAst1.hap1.1 HAP1_SCAFFOLD_107, whole genome shotgun sequence includes the following:
- the LOC144484450 gene encoding uncharacterized protein LOC144484450, with product MLTRQRARNSESSFTCSVCGKKFMCSSNLLAHQLDHIIQKPLQSSDSGQSIETSEEQAQHQLLHTDERPFSCSHCGKRFSQSSRLAEHQLLHTHERPFSCSHCGESFSDSVHLTEHQQVHTKDRPFSCSQCGKRFTQSSHYTVHQQIHFQKRHFKCFKCEKTFKRRISLLRHQGTHTGERPYVCPVCGKTFTCLQHLLSHRPIHTGEKAFICSVCGKAFTESSSLRRHRRIHTGEKPFSCSICGKRFAQFSYCNQHQHIHSDKRPFQCSECNKTFKRSDDLLKHNRIHTGERPFLCSVCGKGFAQSSGLLRHQRIHTGEKPFTCSVCGKAFTDSSYMLKHQRAHTATEPFTCSLCGKGFTDPSRLQRHQRVHTGAKPFNCSMCGKGFNQYYSLLKHRRLHV from the coding sequence atgctgacaCGACAGCGAGCTCGCAACAGTGAgagttcattcacctgctccgtgtgtgggaagaaattcatgtgttcgtccaacctgctggctcaccaactcgatcacattattcagaagcctcttcaaagctctgactctgggcaaagcattgaaacctctgaggaacaggcccaacaccagctccttcacactgacgagagaccgttcagctgctcccactgcgggaagaggttcagccagtcctcccgccttgcagagcaccagctccttcacacacacgagagaccgttcagctgctctcactgtggagAGTCGTTCAGCGactcagtgcatctcactgagcaccaacaagttcacaccaaggacaggccattcagctgctcccagtgtgggaagagattcactcagtcctcccactacactgttcaccaacagattcattttcagaagagacattttaaatgctttaaatgtgagaagaccttcaaaagaaggattagtctgctgagacaccagggcactcacactggggagaggccatacgtttgccctgtgtgtgggaaaacATTTACTTGTTTGCAGCATCTGCTGAGTCaccggcctattcacaccggggagaaggcattcatctgctccgtgtgtgggaaggctttcacggagtcatccagcctccggagacaccgccgcattcacacaggggagaagccgttctccTGCTCCATTTGCGGCAAAAGATTTGCTCAGTTTTCCTACTGCAAtcaacaccaacacattcactctgacaagagaccttttcaatgctcagaatgcaataagacctttaaaagaagtgatgatctgctgaaacacaatcgcattcacactggggagaggccgttcctgtgctctgtgtgtggaaagggattcgctcagtcatctggcctgctgagacaccaacgcattcacaccggggagaagccgttcacctgctctgtgtgtgggaaggcattcactgattcatcctatatgctgaaacaccagcgagctcacactgcgacagaaccgttcacctgctccctgtgtgggaagggattcactgatccatcccgcctgcagagacaccagcgagttcacactggggcaaaacctttcaactgctccatgtgtgggaaggggtttaatcagtattacagcctgctgaaacatagacgacttcatgtgtga